In the genome of Myxococcus stipitatus, one region contains:
- a CDS encoding vWA domain-containing protein, whose amino-acid sequence MKPALKLPVILGAAVVLAGSALLLGKPAAPEAPPAKPVVSPPAPVGVAPTSPPAKPVQDQGSAPVIQIAILLDTSGSMDGLLDQARTQLWNIVNRFSKAKRDGVAPRLELALYAFGYSEEGASQNEIRQLMPFTSDLDSISERLFALRTSGGSEHAGEVIMEATRKLTWSKNPDAMRLIFIAGNESFEQGPIDFRDAIHTARRHGITVNTIHCGDYETGISDHWKEGATLADGSYMNIDQNLKVVELAAPQDEEIARLGAELNKTYVVYGGASGMESQLRQVAQDKASRGVSMSNMVARSMAKSSGNYSNESWDLVDAVKKNKVDLGTVPAADLPEPMRNLDAEGRKAWLAAREQERAELQRRIQELSKARQEFLMAERKKQASPEQDTLDGVIGQVVTREAAKRKFTLE is encoded by the coding sequence ATGAAGCCGGCCCTCAAGCTCCCTGTCATCCTTGGCGCAGCCGTGGTGCTCGCGGGCTCCGCGCTCCTGCTGGGCAAGCCCGCGGCCCCCGAGGCGCCTCCCGCGAAGCCCGTCGTCTCGCCGCCCGCGCCCGTCGGCGTCGCCCCGACGAGCCCTCCGGCGAAGCCGGTCCAGGACCAGGGCTCCGCGCCCGTCATCCAGATCGCCATCCTGCTGGACACCAGCGGCAGCATGGACGGGCTGCTGGACCAGGCGCGCACGCAGCTGTGGAACATCGTGAACCGCTTCTCGAAGGCGAAGCGCGACGGTGTGGCGCCTCGGCTGGAGCTGGCCCTCTACGCCTTCGGCTACAGCGAGGAGGGCGCCAGCCAGAACGAGATCCGCCAGCTGATGCCGTTCACCTCGGACCTGGACTCCATCTCCGAGCGCCTCTTCGCCCTGCGGACGTCCGGCGGCTCCGAGCACGCCGGCGAGGTCATCATGGAGGCCACCCGGAAGCTCACCTGGAGCAAGAACCCGGACGCGATGCGGCTCATCTTCATCGCGGGCAATGAGTCGTTCGAGCAGGGCCCCATCGACTTCCGCGATGCCATCCACACCGCCCGCCGCCACGGCATCACCGTCAACACCATCCACTGCGGCGACTACGAGACGGGCATCTCCGACCACTGGAAGGAGGGCGCGACGCTCGCCGATGGCAGCTACATGAACATCGACCAGAACCTGAAGGTGGTGGAGCTGGCCGCGCCGCAGGACGAGGAGATTGCCCGGCTGGGCGCGGAGCTCAACAAGACCTACGTCGTCTATGGCGGCGCCTCGGGAATGGAGAGCCAGCTGCGCCAGGTCGCGCAGGACAAGGCCTCGCGAGGCGTGTCGATGTCCAACATGGTGGCCCGCTCGATGGCGAAGTCCTCTGGGAACTACTCCAACGAGAGCTGGGACCTGGTGGACGCGGTGAAGAAGAACAAGGTGGACCTGGGCACGGTGCCGGCCGCCGACCTGCCGGAGCCCATGCGCAACCTGGATGCCGAGGGCCGCAAGGCGTGGCTGGCCGCGCGTGAGCAGGAGCGGGCGGAGCTGCAGCGCCGCATCCAGGAGCTCAGCAAGGCGCGTCAGGAGTTCCTCATGGCCGAGCGCAAGAAGCAGGCGTCCCCGGAGCAGGACACGCTGGATGGCGTCATCGGCCAGGTGGTGACGCGCGAGGCGGCCAAGCGCAAGTTCACCTTGGAGTAG
- a CDS encoding N-acetylornithine carbamoyltransferase, with protein sequence MKHVTHIKDLGPEGVEAVLAQAEAWKKKAPGALFPGSILGMVFFNPSLRTRTSFEAVMLRGGGSAIILDVGAGVWKLEHREGAVMNADRAEHLKEAAPVLSRFVDMLGVRTFSQGGGDEEDEVDPIINAFRKWATVPVVSMESAREHPCQGLADVLTLRETFGSTKKLPVTLTWAPHIKPLPKAVPNSFLLSAAAAGCEVRVAHPPGFELHPAVRAEAEAYAKATGGSITYTHEQDEALAGSRAVYAKSWGPTAAAAFSPNDVTALLASYSGWMPTLRTMSRAAKDAAFLHCLPVRRNVEVADEVLDHSSSRVVDEAGNRFHVQRSLLHWMRSQSR encoded by the coding sequence ATGAAGCACGTCACCCACATCAAGGATCTCGGCCCCGAGGGCGTAGAGGCGGTCCTCGCGCAGGCGGAGGCTTGGAAGAAGAAGGCGCCGGGCGCGCTCTTCCCAGGAAGCATCCTGGGCATGGTGTTCTTCAACCCGTCCTTGCGCACGCGCACCTCGTTCGAGGCGGTGATGCTGCGCGGCGGGGGCAGCGCCATCATCCTGGACGTGGGCGCGGGCGTCTGGAAGCTGGAGCACCGCGAGGGCGCGGTGATGAACGCGGACCGGGCCGAGCACCTCAAGGAGGCCGCTCCCGTCCTGTCGCGCTTCGTGGACATGCTGGGCGTGCGCACGTTCTCGCAAGGTGGCGGCGACGAGGAGGACGAGGTCGACCCCATCATCAACGCCTTCCGCAAGTGGGCCACCGTGCCGGTGGTCAGCATGGAGTCCGCGCGTGAGCACCCCTGCCAGGGCCTGGCGGACGTGCTGACCTTGCGCGAGACGTTCGGCTCCACGAAGAAGCTGCCGGTGACGCTGACGTGGGCGCCCCACATCAAGCCCCTGCCCAAGGCGGTGCCCAACTCGTTCCTCCTGAGCGCGGCGGCGGCCGGCTGCGAGGTTCGCGTGGCGCACCCCCCCGGCTTCGAGCTGCACCCCGCGGTGCGCGCGGAGGCGGAGGCGTACGCCAAGGCCACCGGCGGCAGCATCACGTACACGCATGAGCAGGACGAGGCCCTCGCGGGCAGCCGCGCCGTGTACGCCAAGTCCTGGGGCCCGACGGCCGCGGCGGCCTTCTCGCCCAACGATGTCACCGCGCTGCTGGCGTCCTACTCCGGTTGGATGCCCACGCTGCGCACCATGTCCCGCGCGGCGAAGGACGCCGCGTTCCTGCACTGCCTCCCCGTGCGCCGCAACGTGGAGGTGGCCGACGAGGTCCTGGACCACTCGAGCAGCCGCGTGGTGGATGAGGCCGGCAACCGGTTCCATGTCCAGCGCTCCCTGCTCCACTGGATGCGCTCGCAGTCCCGCTGA
- a CDS encoding arginine repressor — translation MNLDDEILRLITEREISDQAVLQELLEAEGQAPSQSTLSRRLKKLGVQKVGGRYQRISSVEPPTVTAERQRIRIIEAPPNMLVVRTAPGYAPALAAALDREPEVPGLAGTVAGDDTIFVAVTDPSRLREVRSVVERLMLQSA, via the coding sequence ATGAACCTGGACGACGAAATCCTTCGGCTCATCACGGAGCGGGAGATCAGCGATCAGGCGGTCTTGCAGGAGCTGCTGGAGGCGGAGGGGCAGGCGCCCAGCCAGTCCACGCTGTCCCGGCGGCTGAAGAAGCTGGGCGTCCAGAAGGTGGGTGGGCGCTACCAGCGCATCTCGTCGGTGGAGCCTCCGACGGTGACCGCCGAGCGCCAGCGCATCCGCATCATCGAGGCGCCGCCCAACATGCTCGTCGTCCGGACGGCGCCGGGCTACGCGCCCGCGCTCGCGGCGGCGTTGGACCGGGAGCCGGAGGTCCCGGGGCTCGCGGGCACCGTCGCCGGCGACGACACCATCTTCGTCGCGGTGACGGACCCATCCCGGCTGCGCGAGGTGCGCTCGGTGGTGGAGCGGCTGATGCTCCAGAGCGCCTGA
- a CDS encoding Na+/H+ antiporter: MHFELAFVLIFAVATAVAIAARYFKIPYTVALVVAGLTLGAVRAFEPPHLTKELLFAIILPGLLFEAAFHVEFRKFWKNKVAIHSMAIPGVAASAGLTALILSPWVEGMDSAEGFGLIPALVFAAVIVSTDPIAVVGLFKSLGAPKRLLILVEGESLLNDGTAVVLFTLVVAVATGGQFTWGGAAFNFIKVVGMGMLVGSVVGYIAARVIQRVDDAMVEITCTVIAAYGSFVIAENFHYSGVIATVVAGMLCGNWATHEGMSPTTRVAVESFWEYWSFALNSVVFLLIGMEVQLGSLLASWKPILAAYVAVLVGRAVVVYGMSALLRLTSERMPWSWSAVLTWSGLRGAISMVLVLSLPSDFPHRELLVNMTFGVVVLSIIIQGLSMAPLLRKLGITGLKDAYQEQYELARGRLRAIHAALAALEGMRRSREIPGDVLNQLEKDYQAKESVTEKELTELKQQSMRFHEEEHQEAVRRMLIVEKEALLKSYQSATIGKEAFERLTAELDERITQADAAEAHTSAPAGPAHPAGATGT, encoded by the coding sequence ATGCACTTCGAATTGGCCTTCGTCCTCATCTTCGCAGTCGCGACCGCGGTGGCCATCGCGGCGCGATACTTCAAGATTCCCTACACGGTGGCCTTGGTCGTGGCGGGGCTGACGCTGGGCGCGGTGCGAGCCTTCGAGCCGCCGCATCTCACCAAGGAATTGCTGTTCGCCATCATCCTTCCGGGCCTGCTCTTCGAGGCGGCGTTCCACGTCGAGTTCCGCAAGTTCTGGAAGAACAAGGTGGCCATCCACTCGATGGCCATTCCGGGGGTCGCGGCGTCGGCGGGACTGACGGCGCTCATCCTCTCGCCTTGGGTGGAGGGGATGGACTCGGCGGAGGGCTTCGGGCTGATTCCGGCGCTGGTGTTCGCGGCGGTCATCGTCTCGACGGACCCCATCGCGGTGGTGGGCCTGTTCAAGTCGCTGGGCGCGCCCAAGCGCCTGCTCATCCTGGTCGAGGGTGAGAGCCTGCTGAATGACGGCACCGCCGTGGTGCTCTTCACGCTGGTGGTGGCGGTGGCCACGGGTGGGCAGTTCACCTGGGGCGGCGCGGCCTTCAACTTCATCAAGGTCGTGGGCATGGGCATGCTGGTGGGCAGCGTGGTGGGCTACATCGCCGCGCGTGTCATCCAGCGCGTGGACGACGCGATGGTGGAGATCACCTGCACCGTCATCGCGGCCTACGGCTCGTTCGTCATCGCGGAGAACTTCCACTACTCGGGCGTCATCGCGACGGTGGTGGCCGGCATGCTCTGCGGCAACTGGGCGACGCACGAGGGCATGAGCCCCACCACGCGCGTCGCGGTGGAGAGCTTCTGGGAGTACTGGTCCTTCGCGCTCAACTCGGTGGTGTTCCTCCTCATCGGCATGGAGGTGCAGCTGGGCTCGCTGCTCGCGTCGTGGAAGCCCATCCTCGCGGCCTATGTGGCCGTGCTCGTGGGGCGCGCGGTGGTGGTGTACGGCATGTCCGCGCTCTTGCGGCTGACGTCGGAGCGCATGCCGTGGTCCTGGAGCGCGGTGCTCACCTGGAGTGGCCTGCGCGGCGCCATCTCGATGGTGCTGGTGCTCAGTCTTCCCTCGGACTTTCCCCACCGCGAGCTCCTGGTGAACATGACGTTCGGCGTGGTGGTGCTGTCCATCATCATCCAGGGCCTCTCGATGGCGCCGCTGCTGCGCAAGCTGGGCATCACCGGGCTGAAGGACGCGTACCAGGAGCAGTACGAGCTTGCGCGCGGGCGTCTGCGCGCGATTCACGCGGCGCTCGCCGCGCTGGAGGGCATGCGCCGCTCCCGCGAGATTCCGGGCGACGTGCTGAACCAGCTCGAGAAGGACTATCAGGCGAAGGAAAGCGTGACGGAGAAGGAGCTCACGGAGCTCAAGCAGCAGTCCATGCGCTTCCACGAGGAAGAGCACCAGGAGGCGGTCCGCCGCATGCTCATCGTCGAGAAGGAGGCGCTGCTCAAGTCGTACCAGTCCGCCACCATCGGTAAGGAAGCCTTCGAGCGGCTCACGGCGGAGCTGGACGAACGAATCACCCAAGCCGACGCGGCGGAGGCCCACACCTCCGCGCCCGCGGGGCCAGCGCATCCCGCCGGCGCCACCGGCACCTGA
- the argH gene encoding argininosuccinate lyase: protein MAETLWGKGAALDAVIHRFTVGDDPIVDLSLAPHDALGSAAHARMLGKVGLLKPEESRTLVGALKTLHDEARAGRFTILPEQEDGHTALEAALVERIGEPGKRIHLARSRNDQVLLATRLFLREEVLALGAGAVKLAEAFLDFAQAHAQVPMPGYTHLRRAMPSTFGMWGMAFAEGLLEELEALRGVWARLDRCPLGAAAGFGVPLPIDREYVARLLGFSRVQRSPIDAQNGRGRHELAVLSWACGVANTLEKWLWDVQLYSTDEFGFLGLPDAFTTGSSIMPQKKNPDVVELARGRCRELRGLAHQVEAIAGGLPSSYHRDFQLLKRPTLAALTSSRSLLDVLTRLVPVLQVKADAAARACDDTLYAAHHAYTLVAGGQPFRDAYRQVGRELADGTFRPDREALTATHLGGAGNLGLPQAREELAAARAWLDDTHHALATASARVWDLDNPSP from the coding sequence GTGGCTGAAACCCTGTGGGGCAAGGGTGCCGCGTTGGACGCGGTCATCCATCGGTTCACCGTGGGCGACGACCCCATCGTCGACCTGTCCCTGGCGCCGCACGACGCCTTGGGCAGCGCCGCGCACGCGCGCATGCTGGGCAAGGTGGGCCTGCTGAAGCCCGAGGAGTCTCGCACGCTCGTCGGCGCGCTGAAGACGCTGCACGACGAGGCGCGCGCGGGCCGCTTCACCATTCTCCCCGAGCAGGAGGACGGACACACCGCGCTCGAGGCCGCGCTGGTGGAGCGCATCGGCGAGCCCGGCAAGCGCATCCACCTGGCGCGCTCGCGCAATGACCAGGTGCTGCTCGCGACTCGGCTGTTCCTCCGCGAGGAGGTGCTCGCGCTGGGCGCGGGCGCGGTCAAGCTGGCGGAGGCGTTCCTCGACTTCGCGCAGGCGCACGCCCAGGTGCCGATGCCGGGCTACACCCACCTGCGTCGCGCGATGCCGTCCACGTTCGGCATGTGGGGCATGGCCTTCGCGGAGGGGCTGCTGGAGGAGCTGGAGGCGCTGCGCGGCGTGTGGGCTCGGCTGGACCGCTGCCCGCTCGGCGCCGCCGCGGGCTTCGGCGTGCCGCTGCCCATCGACCGGGAGTATGTCGCGCGGCTTCTGGGTTTCAGCCGGGTGCAGCGAAGCCCCATCGACGCGCAGAACGGCCGGGGCCGTCACGAGCTGGCGGTGCTGAGCTGGGCGTGCGGCGTCGCGAACACGCTGGAGAAGTGGCTGTGGGACGTGCAGCTCTACAGCACGGACGAGTTCGGCTTCCTCGGGCTGCCGGACGCGTTCACCACGGGCTCGTCCATCATGCCGCAGAAGAAGAACCCGGACGTGGTGGAGCTGGCGCGAGGCCGCTGCCGCGAGCTGCGCGGGCTGGCGCACCAGGTGGAGGCCATCGCGGGTGGACTGCCCTCCAGCTACCACCGCGACTTCCAGCTCCTCAAGCGCCCCACCCTCGCGGCGCTGACGTCCAGCCGCTCGCTGCTGGACGTGCTGACGCGGCTGGTGCCGGTGCTGCAAGTGAAGGCGGACGCCGCGGCGCGCGCCTGTGACGACACGCTGTATGCCGCCCACCATGCGTACACGCTGGTGGCGGGCGGACAGCCGTTCCGGGACGCGTACCGGCAGGTGGGCCGCGAGCTCGCCGACGGCACCTTCCGCCCGGACCGCGAGGCGCTGACGGCCACCCACCTGGGTGGCGCGGGCAACCTGGGCCTGCCCCAGGCCCGAGAGGAGCTGGCCGCCGCGCGCGCCTGGCTCGACGACACCCACCACGCGCTGGCCACCGCCTCCGCGCGCGTCTGGGACCTGGACAACCCTTCCCCGTGA
- the argB gene encoding acetylglutamate kinase — protein MPLSPDPYSALRHAARYVQQFRRKTFVVKLGGAMLSDPRLRRSACEQIALLWTFSIRPVVVHGGGPELDTLCDALHLPVEKVAGRRVTSAPVLDAAKMVLAGKLHTDLLADLQAAGVPAVGLSGVDAGLIKARKRPPVMVTEPGATEGKLVDYGLVGDIEQVDTRVVEHLRSADYVPVIAPLSGGVDGSVYNTNADTVAAALSVALSAEKLFFLVQVPGLLRDLNDPTSLVTLANLTDLATMENQGTISGGMRPKAHAIRHALVGGVGSVHLVSGVAPNALLEEVFTNEGSGTMVVREKAPKNAGTAG, from the coding sequence GTGCCCTTGTCACCCGACCCGTACTCCGCGCTGCGCCACGCCGCGCGATATGTGCAGCAGTTCCGGCGCAAGACGTTTGTCGTGAAGCTCGGCGGCGCCATGCTGAGCGACCCCCGTCTGCGCCGCTCCGCGTGTGAGCAGATCGCCCTCTTGTGGACCTTTTCCATCCGCCCCGTCGTGGTGCACGGCGGCGGCCCGGAGCTGGACACGCTCTGTGACGCCCTCCACCTGCCGGTGGAGAAGGTGGCAGGCCGCCGCGTCACCTCCGCGCCCGTGCTGGACGCGGCGAAGATGGTGCTCGCCGGCAAGCTGCACACGGACCTGCTCGCGGACCTCCAGGCGGCGGGCGTGCCCGCGGTGGGCCTGAGCGGCGTGGACGCCGGCCTCATCAAGGCGCGCAAGCGTCCGCCCGTCATGGTGACGGAGCCGGGTGCCACCGAGGGCAAGCTCGTGGACTACGGGCTCGTCGGCGACATCGAGCAGGTGGACACGCGCGTGGTGGAGCACCTGCGCTCCGCGGACTACGTGCCGGTCATCGCGCCCCTCTCGGGCGGCGTGGATGGCTCCGTCTACAACACCAACGCGGACACCGTGGCGGCGGCGCTGTCGGTGGCCCTGTCGGCGGAGAAGCTCTTCTTCCTCGTCCAGGTGCCGGGCCTCCTGCGCGACTTGAACGACCCGACGTCGCTCGTCACGCTGGCGAACCTGACGGACCTGGCGACCATGGAGAACCAGGGCACCATCTCCGGCGGCATGCGTCCCAAGGCGCACGCCATCCGCCACGCGCTCGTCGGCGGCGTGGGCAGCGTGCACCTGGTGAGCGGTGTGGCGCCCAACGCGCTCCTCGAGGAGGTCTTCACCAACGAGGGCAGCGGCACCATGGTGGTGCGGGAGAAGGCCCCGAAGAACGCGGGGACCGCGGGATGA
- the argC gene encoding N-acetyl-gamma-glutamyl-phosphate reductase, producing the protein MTQAHIYILGASGFGGGELLRILSGHPAVAGIRVVSRHHAGEPVHKVHPHLRGLVDARFEAEPDWRWLADSRQPVVFSALGHGELATQFLALEKKWAEVGLADRVMLVDLSSDFRLDHPGRYAGAYGKPHPAPDLLGTFTYGLTEWKREELKGARRIANPGCFATAVQLALLPIASTPGLGLLAVSGVTGSSGSGSLPGEGTHHPTRAHDFRAYKPLEHQHEAEVEVMLVAHGAQRHRLAFVPHSAPMVRGIFATVQFEWPEHGGAVVTQSLTEKFRRYYEGSKFVRIVEGTPRIAAVTGSNFCDISVATKGRSVAVMAALDNLVKGMAGQAVQNFNVSLGLPEDTGLRHAACYP; encoded by the coding sequence ATGACGCAGGCGCATATCTACATCCTGGGAGCCTCCGGCTTCGGCGGCGGCGAGCTCTTGCGGATTCTCTCCGGCCACCCCGCGGTGGCGGGCATCCGCGTGGTGTCCCGTCATCACGCGGGCGAGCCCGTCCACAAGGTGCACCCGCACCTGCGTGGCCTGGTGGACGCGCGCTTCGAGGCGGAGCCGGACTGGCGATGGCTGGCGGACTCCCGGCAGCCGGTGGTGTTCAGCGCGCTGGGGCATGGCGAGCTGGCCACGCAGTTCCTGGCGCTGGAGAAGAAGTGGGCCGAGGTCGGCCTCGCCGACAGGGTGATGCTGGTGGACCTGTCCAGCGACTTCCGGCTGGACCACCCGGGCCGGTACGCGGGCGCCTATGGCAAGCCGCACCCGGCGCCGGACCTGCTGGGCACCTTCACGTACGGCCTCACCGAGTGGAAGCGCGAGGAGCTCAAGGGCGCGCGGCGCATCGCGAACCCCGGCTGCTTCGCCACCGCCGTGCAGCTGGCGCTGTTGCCCATCGCGTCCACGCCGGGCCTGGGCCTGCTGGCCGTGTCGGGTGTCACGGGCTCCTCCGGCTCCGGCTCCCTGCCGGGCGAGGGCACGCACCACCCCACCCGCGCGCATGACTTCCGCGCGTACAAGCCGCTGGAGCACCAGCACGAGGCGGAGGTGGAGGTCATGCTGGTGGCGCACGGCGCCCAGCGTCACCGGCTGGCCTTCGTGCCGCACTCGGCCCCCATGGTGCGCGGCATCTTCGCCACCGTGCAGTTCGAGTGGCCCGAGCACGGCGGCGCGGTGGTGACGCAGTCGCTGACGGAGAAGTTCCGCCGCTACTACGAGGGCTCGAAGTTCGTCCGCATCGTCGAGGGCACGCCGCGCATCGCCGCCGTCACCGGCAGCAACTTCTGCGACATCTCCGTCGCGACGAAGGGCCGCTCGGTCGCCGTCATGGCCGCGCTGGACAACCTGGTGAAGGGCATGGCCGGCCAGGCCGTGCAGAACTTCAACGTGTCCCTGGGCCTGCCCGAGGACACCGGTCTGCGGCACGCGGCCTGCTACCCGTAG
- the argG gene encoding argininosuccinate synthase, producing MSKKNVVLAFSGGLDTAFCTVYLREQGYTVTTVTVDTGGFPPEQLANIAALSAKLGAVEHIKVDARATLFQGYLRHLIAGNVLRGQLYPLSVSAERACQAVEVVRVAREKGVQSLAHGSTGAGNDQVRFDVAFRSLAGDLELLTPIRTLGLSRQQELSYLAERGIHMPPKLGSYSVNEGMWGTSVGGSETLNSWSALPEAAFPAGEIPTDLKPRPLTVGFEQGIPTSLDGKALSPVDLVEALNVLGRQYGIGRGVHLGDTILGIKGRVGFEAPAAHLLITSHRELEKLVLSGKQLFWKETVGNLYGSLLHEGHFFDPLVKDLEAFLTSSQERVTGEVRLMLHPRSMVVEGVRSPHSLMDAKVATYGEANVLWTGSEAAGFAKLYGVAQMLSHRAKGG from the coding sequence ATGAGCAAGAAGAACGTGGTGCTGGCCTTCTCCGGCGGACTCGATACCGCTTTCTGCACGGTGTACCTGCGCGAGCAGGGCTACACCGTCACCACCGTCACCGTGGACACGGGCGGCTTCCCGCCCGAGCAGCTGGCGAACATCGCCGCGCTGTCCGCGAAGCTGGGCGCGGTGGAGCACATCAAGGTGGACGCGCGCGCCACGCTGTTCCAGGGCTACCTGCGCCACCTCATCGCCGGCAACGTGCTGCGCGGCCAGCTCTACCCCCTGAGCGTGTCCGCCGAGCGCGCGTGCCAGGCGGTGGAGGTCGTGCGCGTGGCGCGCGAGAAGGGCGTGCAGTCGCTGGCGCATGGCAGCACCGGCGCCGGCAATGACCAGGTGCGCTTCGACGTGGCCTTCCGCTCGCTGGCGGGCGACCTGGAGCTGCTCACCCCCATCCGCACGCTGGGCCTGAGCCGGCAGCAGGAGCTGTCGTACCTGGCCGAGCGCGGCATCCACATGCCGCCGAAGCTGGGCTCCTACTCCGTCAACGAGGGCATGTGGGGCACGTCCGTGGGCGGCAGCGAGACGCTCAACTCGTGGAGCGCGCTGCCCGAGGCGGCCTTCCCCGCGGGTGAGATTCCCACGGACCTGAAGCCTCGTCCCCTCACGGTGGGCTTCGAGCAGGGCATCCCCACGTCGCTGGACGGCAAGGCCCTGAGCCCCGTGGACCTCGTCGAGGCGCTCAACGTCCTGGGCCGCCAGTACGGCATCGGCCGGGGCGTGCACCTGGGCGACACCATCCTCGGCATCAAGGGCCGCGTCGGCTTCGAGGCCCCCGCCGCGCACCTGCTCATCACCTCGCACCGCGAGCTGGAGAAGCTGGTGCTGTCGGGCAAGCAGCTCTTCTGGAAGGAGACCGTGGGCAACCTCTACGGCTCGCTGCTGCACGAGGGGCACTTCTTCGACCCGCTGGTGAAGGACCTGGAGGCGTTCCTCACGTCCTCGCAGGAGCGCGTGACGGGCGAGGTGCGGCTCATGCTCCACCCGCGCTCGATGGTGGTGGAGGGCGTGCGCTCGCCGCACTCGCTGATGGACGCGAAGGTGGCGACGTACGGAGAGGCCAACGTGCTGTGGACAGGCTCGGAAGCGGCGGGCTTCGCCAAGCTGTACGGCGTGGCGCAGATGCTCTCGCACCGGGCGAAGGGAGGCTGA
- a CDS encoding M20/M25/M40 family metallo-hydrolase, whose amino-acid sequence MKAAELLQALVAIPSVSGDERLIADTVSGWAEGWGARVQRKGHNVWFSVGSGPRRLLVNSHLDTVKPCAGWTYAPHAPEWREDRLYGLGSNDAKGCVTGMLVAARTLLKEGASLGGEVVFAFTAEEETGGQGLGTLLPELGPLDAAVVGEPTSLKPCTAQRGMLLLRCTAHGKSAHVAHAHSAGAVNAIHVAAGDIATLAELRFPSHPLLGEARAQVTQISGGLARNQVPDACEFFVDLRTTPSMDHAQVATGLGGVLKSEVKVHSARYLPKATASNQPIVRAAMAASGEQPVGSSTTSDWAFLGEIPTVKVGPGDTLRSHLADEYLTLAELEAGAAFYTQLLRGYFEEAARG is encoded by the coding sequence ATGAAGGCGGCGGAGCTGCTCCAGGCGCTGGTGGCCATCCCCAGCGTTTCGGGTGACGAGCGACTCATCGCGGACACGGTGTCCGGATGGGCGGAGGGCTGGGGTGCGCGCGTCCAACGCAAGGGCCACAACGTGTGGTTCTCCGTGGGAAGCGGGCCGCGCCGGCTGCTCGTCAACTCGCACCTGGACACGGTGAAGCCGTGTGCCGGGTGGACGTACGCGCCCCACGCGCCCGAGTGGCGTGAGGACCGCCTGTACGGCCTGGGCAGCAACGACGCCAAGGGCTGCGTGACGGGGATGCTCGTCGCGGCCCGGACGCTGCTGAAGGAAGGCGCGTCGCTCGGCGGTGAAGTCGTCTTCGCGTTCACCGCCGAGGAGGAGACCGGAGGCCAGGGCCTGGGCACGCTGCTGCCCGAGCTGGGGCCTCTCGACGCCGCCGTGGTGGGCGAGCCCACCAGCCTCAAGCCCTGCACGGCGCAGCGGGGCATGTTGCTCCTGCGCTGCACCGCGCACGGCAAGAGCGCCCATGTCGCGCACGCGCACTCCGCGGGCGCGGTGAACGCCATCCACGTCGCGGCGGGAGACATCGCCACGCTGGCGGAGCTGCGCTTCCCGTCGCACCCGCTGCTGGGTGAGGCGCGCGCGCAGGTGACGCAGATTTCTGGCGGGCTGGCGCGCAACCAGGTTCCGGATGCGTGCGAGTTCTTCGTGGACCTGCGCACCACGCCGAGCATGGACCACGCGCAGGTGGCGACGGGCCTGGGCGGCGTGCTGAAGAGCGAGGTGAAGGTGCACTCGGCGCGGTACCTGCCGAAGGCGACGGCCTCGAATCAGCCCATCGTCCGGGCGGCGATGGCCGCGTCGGGCGAGCAGCCCGTGGGCTCCAGCACCACGTCCGACTGGGCCTTCCTGGGCGAGATTCCCACGGTGAAGGTGGGCCCGGGCGACACGCTGCGCAGCCACCTGGCGGACGAGTACCTCACCCTGGCGGAGCTGGAAGCCGGCGCCGCCTTCTACACGCAACTGTTGCGCGGTTACTTCGAGGAGGCGGCCCGTGGCTGA
- a CDS encoding ATP-grasp domain-containing protein, protein MPSRARAVLFGRNPSQYDTFDVEAEAAESLGFDTYQVDLAALLNGNTEHALEAVPKRGGLRLLYRGWMLTEEEYTTLDEALSERGHRLITTPDQYAAALYLPLWYPCLSRYTARSVWTEGTDADEAWRAAQALGPSPWILKDHVKSAKERWEEACFVPAKATREDFARICANLVEERGERFERGLVVRKYLPLKVYGRTPTGPAHLEFRLFFGRGRLLAAEQHHEFDVDTPDFSAFEPLGRRIDSPFFALDVAMLEDGGWAVIEVNDGGVSGLPPGLDPRVLFEPLLGGG, encoded by the coding sequence ATGCCCTCCCGCGCACGCGCTGTCCTCTTCGGACGCAACCCCTCGCAGTACGACACCTTCGACGTGGAAGCGGAGGCCGCGGAGTCCCTGGGGTTCGACACCTACCAGGTGGACCTGGCCGCGCTGCTCAACGGCAACACCGAGCACGCGCTCGAGGCCGTGCCGAAGCGCGGCGGACTGCGGCTGCTCTATCGCGGGTGGATGCTCACCGAGGAGGAGTACACCACGCTCGATGAGGCCCTCTCCGAACGAGGCCATCGACTCATCACGACGCCGGACCAATACGCCGCCGCGCTGTACCTGCCACTCTGGTACCCCTGTCTCTCGCGCTACACCGCGCGCTCCGTCTGGACGGAGGGCACCGACGCGGACGAGGCCTGGAGGGCGGCGCAGGCGCTCGGCCCTTCCCCGTGGATCCTCAAGGACCACGTGAAGTCCGCGAAGGAGCGCTGGGAGGAGGCCTGCTTCGTCCCCGCCAAGGCCACGCGCGAGGACTTCGCGCGCATCTGCGCCAACCTCGTGGAGGAGCGAGGCGAGCGCTTCGAGCGGGGACTCGTCGTCCGCAAGTACCTGCCCCTCAAGGTCTACGGCCGCACGCCCACCGGGCCCGCGCACCTGGAGTTCCGCCTCTTCTTCGGACGCGGGCGCCTGCTCGCCGCCGAGCAGCACCACGAGTTCGACGTCGACACGCCGGACTTCTCCGCCTTCGAGCCCCTGGGCCGCCGCATCGACTCGCCCTTCTTCGCCCTCGACGTCGCGATGCTCGAGGACGGCGGCTGGGCCGTCATCGAGGTGAACGACGGAGGTGTCTCCGGACTCCCCCCGGGGCTGGACCCTCGCGTCCTCTTCGAGCCACTGCTGGGAGGCGGGTAG